One segment of Thermus tengchongensis DNA contains the following:
- the gcvPA gene encoding aminomethyl-transferring glycine dehydrogenase subunit GcvPA: MDYTPHTEEEIQAMLERVGAGSLEDLYRHLPKEVLNPEISLPEPLPEWAVLEELKRLAGKNKPAFKAFLGGGVRGHHTPPVVQALASRGEFLTAYTPYQPEVSQGVLQATFEYQTMIAELTGLEVANASMYDGATALAEGVLLALRETGRMEVWVSQGVHPEYRQVLLTYLEAVGASLRTLPLEGGRTPAVEVPEGVGAVVAQNPNFLGALEDLAPLAEAAHRAGALLVAVADPLSLGVLKPPGAYGADIAVGDGQTLGLPMGFGGPHFGYLATKKAFVRQMPGRLVSETVDAEGKRGYILTLQAREQYIRRAKAKSNITTNAQLTALMGAMYLAALGPEGLKEVALSGVAMAHRLWELLLEIPGVEPFTPKPFFNEFVLRLPKEPQTVREALAARGFHAATPVPKEYGENLALFAATELHREEDLLALQAAMREVLA, from the coding sequence AAGCCATGCTGGAACGGGTGGGGGCCGGAAGCCTCGAGGACCTCTACCGGCACCTGCCAAAGGAGGTTTTGAACCCCGAGATTTCCCTGCCCGAGCCCTTGCCGGAGTGGGCGGTGCTGGAGGAGCTCAAGCGGCTTGCAGGGAAAAACAAACCGGCCTTTAAGGCCTTTTTGGGGGGTGGGGTTCGTGGCCACCACACCCCCCCCGTGGTCCAGGCCTTGGCGAGCCGGGGGGAGTTCCTGACCGCCTACACCCCCTACCAGCCGGAGGTGAGCCAAGGGGTTTTGCAGGCCACCTTTGAGTACCAGACCATGATCGCCGAGCTCACGGGCCTCGAGGTGGCCAACGCCTCCATGTACGACGGGGCCACGGCCTTGGCCGAGGGGGTGCTCTTGGCCCTTAGGGAAACGGGGCGGATGGAGGTCTGGGTGTCCCAAGGGGTCCACCCGGAGTACCGGCAGGTGCTCCTCACCTACCTGGAAGCGGTGGGGGCTTCCCTCCGCACCCTGCCCCTGGAGGGCGGGCGGACCCCGGCGGTGGAGGTGCCCGAGGGGGTAGGGGCGGTGGTGGCCCAGAACCCCAACTTCCTGGGGGCCTTAGAGGACCTGGCCCCCCTGGCGGAAGCCGCCCACCGGGCGGGAGCCCTCTTGGTGGCGGTGGCCGATCCCCTCTCCTTGGGGGTGCTGAAGCCCCCGGGGGCCTACGGAGCGGACATCGCCGTGGGGGACGGGCAGACCCTGGGCCTGCCCATGGGCTTTGGCGGTCCCCACTTCGGCTACCTGGCCACCAAGAAGGCCTTCGTGCGGCAAATGCCGGGGCGGCTGGTCTCGGAGACGGTGGACGCCGAGGGCAAGCGGGGCTATATCCTCACCCTCCAGGCCCGGGAGCAGTACATCCGCCGGGCCAAGGCCAAGAGCAACATCACCACCAACGCCCAGCTCACCGCCCTCATGGGGGCCATGTACCTGGCGGCCTTGGGGCCCGAAGGGCTCAAGGAGGTGGCCCTAAGCGGGGTGGCCATGGCCCACCGCCTCTGGGAGCTTCTTTTGGAGATCCCGGGGGTGGAGCCTTTCACCCCAAAGCCCTTCTTCAACGAGTTTGTTCTCAGGCTTCCCAAGGAACCCCAGACGGTGCGGGAAGCCCTGGCGGCAAGGGGCTTCCATGCCGCCACCCCGGTGCCGAAGGAGTACGGGGAGAACCTCGCCCTCTTTGCCGCCACGGAGCTCCACCGGGAGGAGGACCTTTTGGCCCTGCAAGCGGCCATGCGGGAGGTGTTGGCATGA